CACCCAGTCGCGCAGATCCCGCTGTTCCTCGTTCAGGTCGAGCGAGAACTCGGCCATGGTCAGGCCTTGGGGATGTCGAACAGGTTGGCGATGTTGGCGGCCAGGCCCAGGTCGCCCTTGGCCTTCAGCTTGCCGGTCATGAACATCATCACCGGGTTGGCGCCACCGGAAACGATCTTCAGGAACTCCACCGGGCCCATGGTGAGGCTCAGCTTCGGGTCGCGCTGCGCGCCCTCGTTGACCGTGCAGGTGCCGTTCTCGACGACCACCTCGTAGGTGTCGGTGCCACCGTCGGGGCGACCGGTGATGTTCCAGTGGATGACCGCGTTGGTGCTGCCGGCCCGGTCGGCGCGGAACAGCGACGGCATCCGGCCGAAGACCTCGCTGAGGACCTTGCCGCGCAGGTCGCCGGACATCACCTCGGCGATCTTGTCGTCGGGGGTGGACTTGACCAGCTGCGCGAACTCCTTGGGGCCGACGTTGGCGAAGTTGGCGGGGTCGAAGTCAGTCATGGGGGATGCACCTCTCGGGCGGTCCGACTTTGGCTACTCTGGCGTAACCCTACGCACGAGTAGGTATGCTCGCAAGGGTGTCCACCGCCCCGACGTTCAAGCGCCTGCCCCGGGCCGTACGCGAGCAGCAGATGCTCGACGCGGCCGTCAAAGTGTTCTCACGCAGGGGTTTCCATGCTGCCAGCATGGACGAGATCGCCGAAGACGCCGGCATCTCCAAACCCATGGTCTACGCGTACCTCGGCACGAAGGAAGAACTCTTCGTCGCCTGCCTGCACCGGGAGGGCACCCGGATGATGGAGGCGATCGCCGGCGCGGCCGTCCCCGACCTTCCCGCCGACGTCCGGCTCTGGCGCGGACTGCGCGCCTTCTTCGGGTTCGTCGGCGCGCACCGGGACGGCTGGGCGGTGCTCTACCGGCAGGCCCGCGGCGAGCAGCCCTTCGCCGGGGAACTGGCCACCATGCGTGGCCGGCTGGTCGAGGTGGTCGCCGGGATGCTCGACCACGCGCTGCGCGCCGAGGGGCGCGAGGCGAGCGCCACCGACCTGGAAGTGGTCGCGTACGCCCTGGTCGGGGCGACCGAGTCGCTGGCCGACTGGCTCGCCGACCACCCCGACGCCGACCCGGAGAAGACCGCCACCCGGATGATGAACGTCGCCTGGCTCGGCGCCGGCCAGCTCCTGCACGGCGTCACCTGGCGACCGGAGCAGTAGGACGGATCACCCCCGCAGGGTGCCGGTGAGGTGGGGGCGCCCGGTGCGCGCGTCGTGCAGGGCGAAGTCCCAGGCGGGGCCGGCACTGAAGGCGACCGTCGAGGGCAGCGGCACGGGCAGCTTGAACGCCACGTCGACCGTCCAGGCGTCCGGCAGCCGGTTCTCCAGCGCCGCCAGGCAGCGGGCCTTGCTCCACATCCCGTGCGCGATCGGCCGGGGGAAGCCGAACAGCCGCGCCCCCAGCTTCGAGGTGTGGATCGGGTTGTGGTCGCCGGAGACCCGGGCGTAGTCCGTACCGATCCGGGGGGTGAGCCGCCACTGCGCGGCGGCGGCCGGCGGGGTCGGCCGGTCACCCCGGTCGCGCCGGGCACCGCCGCCGGGCGTGCGCTCCTTCCCGAGGTACGTCGAGACGCCGCGCCACACCTCCTCCCCGTCGACCGACCCGACGAGCACCACGTCGAGCTGCCGCCCCCGGTCGTGCGGGCGCAGGTTCTCCGCGTACGTCCGGAAGGCCAGCGTCTCGCCGGCGTCGACCGGCCGGTGCACGGTGATCCGGTTGGCCACGTGCACCACCCCGGTCAGTGGGATCGGGAAGCCCGGCGCGGTCATCAGCCGCAGCGCCAGCGGAAACCCCAGCACGTGCGGGTACGTCCCCGGCAGCCGGTCGGTCAGCCGGAACCCGCAGACCCGGTCGTAGTCGGCCAGGTGGGCCCGGTCGACGGTGACACCGCCGACGGCGAGTTCCAGCGCGGGGACGCTGTCGCCGCGCCGGCCGCCGACACCGGGCAGCGCGCCGAGCAGGGCCCGGCGGTAGAGCGCGCCGGCCGCCGGCATCCGGGGCAGCTCCTCCACGGTCCGGCCGGCCGGCGTGGGCGTCGCGGTCCCGCTCCCGCTCCCGGTCTCGCTCACGTCGAGCGCGGAGAGGTCCCGGGTGGCCTCGCCGTCCGTCGACAGCTCCCCGGTGGCGTACCGGCTGAGGTCGTGGGTGGCCAGTTCCCCGACCGCGTCGGGGGTGACCACGAGGCCCGAGAGGTCGCGGGTCGGGCCGTCGATCAGTTCGTGCACCGACAGTTCCTCGTCCGGCGTGCGCCGGTCCTTCCGCTTCGCCATCACGCCCCCAACAGGCTCTGGCCGCAGACCCGGACCACGTTGCCGCTGACCGCGCCGCTGGCCGGCCAGGCCAGCCAGCCGATCGTCTCGGCCACGTCCACCGGCAGCCCGCCCTGGGCGAGGCTGTTCATCCGGCGGCCCGCCTCGCGCAGCATCAGCGGGATCCGCGCGGTCAGCCGGGTCTCGATGAAGCCGGGCGCGACCGCGTTGACGCTGATGCCGCGTTCGCGCAGCACCGGGGCGAGCGAGTCGACCAGCCCGATCACGCCGGCCTTGCTGGTGGCGTAGTTGGTCTGGCCCCGGTTGCCGGCAATACCGGCGATCGAGGAGACCGCGACGATCCGGCCGCCGGCCGGGATCAGGTCCCGCGCCAGCAGCACGTCGTTGATCCGTTCCTGGCTGGAGAGGTTGACGTCGATGACGGAGTCCCACCGGTCGGCGTCCATCCGGCCGAGGGTCTTGTCCCGGGTGATGCCGGCGTTGTGCACCACCGCGTCGACCCGGCCGTGCCGGTCGGCGAGGTGCTTCGCGAGCCGGTCGGGGGCGTCCGGGGCGGTCAGGTCGAGCTGCACGGCGCTGCCGCCGATCTCGTTCGCCACCGCGGCCAGCTCGTCACCGGCGGCGGGGACGTCCAGGGCGACGACCTGGGCGCCGTCCCGGGCGAGCACCCGCGCGAGGGCCGCGCCGATGCCGCGCGCCGCGCCGGTGACCAGCACGACCTGGCCGTCCAGCGGCCGGTCCCAGTCGGCCGGGGGCCGGGCGGTGCCGGCACCGACCGGGACGACCTGCCCCGAGACGTACGCGGAGCGCCCGGACAACAGGAAGCGCAGGGTCGACTCCAGGCTGGTGAGGGTGCCGGCGTCGGCGTCCTTCGTCACGTACACGAGTTGGGCGGTGACGCCCCGGCCGAACTCCTTGCCGATGCTGCGGGTGAGCCCTTCCAGGGCGCGCTGGGCGGTCGCCTCGCGGGGCGTGCCGCACTCGGCGGGCGGGGTGCCCAGCACGATCACCCGGCCGCTGGGCAGCACCGACCGGGCCTGCGGGTGGAAGAAGTCGTAGAGCTGCCGCAGCTCGGTGGAGTCGGTGATGCCGGTGGCGTCGTACACCAGGGCGGCGTAGCGTGCCGTGGCGTCGGTGGCCGCGACCGGATCGCGCAGCTCGACCCCGGCGAAGGTCAGCAGCTTGGTGACCTGCTCGGTGAGCCGGCTGCCGTCGGCGGCACCGAGCAGGACCGGCCCGGGGACGAGCGGGTCGCCCGGCGTGTGCCGGCGCAGTCGAGGCGGGTCGGGCAGCCCGAGGCGCTTGACCAGCGCGCGACCGGCCCCCGATTGGACGAAGCTCGCGTACCTGTCCGTCATGGGCGTAGCCTACTGGCCAGTAGGTTCGGACAAAAGCGTGGAGGAGGCCGATCGTGCAGAGTGTCCGGCGGGTGGCGGTCATCGGGGGCAACCGCATCCCCTTCGCCCGGTCCAACTCCCGCTATGCCAGCGCGTCCAACGCGGACCTGCTCGGCGCGGCCCTGGACGGGCTGGTGGCCCGCTTCGGGCTGGCCGGCCAGCGGGTCGGCGAGGTGGTCGCGGGCGCGGTGCTCAAGCACTCCCGGGACTTCAACCTCGCCCGCGAGGTGGTGCTCGGCTCCAGGCTGGACCCGCACACCCCCGCGTACGACATCCAGCAGGCCTGCGGCACCGGCCTGGAGGCGGCGATCCTGGTCGCCAACAAGATCGCCCTCGGGCAGCTCGAGGTCGGCATCGCCGGTGGCGTGGACACCACCTCCGACGCGCCGCTGGCGATCAACGAGGACCTGCGCCGTACGCTGCTGCGGCTCAACTCCGCCCGGACCCTCGGCGAGCGGCTGAAGGTCGCCGCGAAGCTCCGCCCGCACCAGCCGTTCCGGCCGGAGATCCCGCGCAACGCGGAACCGCGTACCGGG
The Micromonospora sp. R77 DNA segment above includes these coding regions:
- a CDS encoding SCP2 sterol-binding domain-containing protein translates to MTDFDPANFANVGPKEFAQLVKSTPDDKIAEVMSGDLRGKVLSEVFGRMPSLFRADRAGSTNAVIHWNITGRPDGGTDTYEVVVENGTCTVNEGAQRDPKLSLTMGPVEFLKIVSGGANPVMMFMTGKLKAKGDLGLAANIANLFDIPKA
- a CDS encoding TetR/AcrR family transcriptional regulator is translated as MSTAPTFKRLPRAVREQQMLDAAVKVFSRRGFHAASMDEIAEDAGISKPMVYAYLGTKEELFVACLHREGTRMMEAIAGAAVPDLPADVRLWRGLRAFFGFVGAHRDGWAVLYRQARGEQPFAGELATMRGRLVEVVAGMLDHALRAEGREASATDLEVVAYALVGATESLADWLADHPDADPEKTATRMMNVAWLGAGQLLHGVTWRPEQ
- a CDS encoding MaoC/PaaZ C-terminal domain-containing protein; translated protein: MPAAGALYRRALLGALPGVGGRRGDSVPALELAVGGVTVDRAHLADYDRVCGFRLTDRLPGTYPHVLGFPLALRLMTAPGFPIPLTGVVHVANRITVHRPVDAGETLAFRTYAENLRPHDRGRQLDVVLVGSVDGEEVWRGVSTYLGKERTPGGGARRDRGDRPTPPAAAAQWRLTPRIGTDYARVSGDHNPIHTSKLGARLFGFPRPIAHGMWSKARCLAALENRLPDAWTVDVAFKLPVPLPSTVAFSAGPAWDFALHDARTGRPHLTGTLRG
- a CDS encoding 3-oxoacyl-ACP reductase; protein product: MTDRYASFVQSGAGRALVKRLGLPDPPRLRRHTPGDPLVPGPVLLGAADGSRLTEQVTKLLTFAGVELRDPVAATDATARYAALVYDATGITDSTELRQLYDFFHPQARSVLPSGRVIVLGTPPAECGTPREATAQRALEGLTRSIGKEFGRGVTAQLVYVTKDADAGTLTSLESTLRFLLSGRSAYVSGQVVPVGAGTARPPADWDRPLDGQVVLVTGAARGIGAALARVLARDGAQVVALDVPAAGDELAAVANEIGGSAVQLDLTAPDAPDRLAKHLADRHGRVDAVVHNAGITRDKTLGRMDADRWDSVIDVNLSSQERINDVLLARDLIPAGGRIVAVSSIAGIAGNRGQTNYATSKAGVIGLVDSLAPVLRERGISVNAVAPGFIETRLTARIPLMLREAGRRMNSLAQGGLPVDVAETIGWLAWPASGAVSGNVVRVCGQSLLGA